A single genomic interval of Alligator mississippiensis isolate rAllMis1 chromosome 15, rAllMis1, whole genome shotgun sequence harbors:
- the LOC102558546 gene encoding zinc finger protein 420-like, with product MQKYIVYNTRTEVLAFLAPVVSPQGSPGQASSAPRGGSRCCPQRLEGGGSAARGGVFFSAFCACAADRWEPWGRGLIAHAQSGSSAERARSGRANTVRVKVDEGTSHRMQPNGALQEPSDSWPEQPQPQPEGVSLEGAAQSNSPGVQVQPPRGPREETLPSLQSGAGAQSRAHQQPPEEGPANKELPTGALSPEQGQLHKGQGRLARQGESMELWEAFEDVAVYFTREEWELLEDAQKGLYRDQMLSNCRALVFLGYRGPTPDLISRIQQGQEELWICDEDCREILRLEDLSPERTWLLSRAVEQSPEEGPANLEQPCSLGEMEFLRHVEDQWLKSQEGPQKLRENVVVKCEPSPLGYESGERTEARERPESREGFVGQKSHEEMVHWRGTLHLSQASGEGLRGKQELPANPRDKAHPSSECWKSFSCPSLLTLHKRSHNGEKPHLCATCGKSFTCLSTLAAHCKIHFGELSHHFNRCGKSFAYPSDLGKHHVHRGKHQYCCVACGNTFPHFLSLAQHRYLHAWEKTQCSEFGKKFNHSSILANNQCTQTGEKPHCCCVCGKCFARPTLLAIHQRIHTGEKPHQCSECGKRFRESSSLTKHRRIHTGERPHQCSVCGKRFHESCNLTKHQLVHTGEKPYQCSECGKRFTRYSTLADHQHVHAEEKLHCCSECGKSFARSTHLAIHQRIHTGEKPHQCSECGKRFRESSSLTKHQRIHTGEKPHQCSQCGKRFAQYSTLANHQSVHTGEKPHGCSECGKSFARSTHLAMHQRIHTGEKPHQCSECGKRFRVSSSLTKHQRIHTGEKPHQCSECGKCFSQSSSLANHHRIHTGEKPHQCSQCGKRFRESSNLTKHQRIHTGEKPHECSECGKSFIQSSHLAQHQRIHTGEKPYQCSVCGKSFTQSSSLANHQRVHTGKKPH from the exons ATGCAGAAATATATAGTGTACAACACACGCACAGAGGTTTTGGCCTTTCTTGCCCCAGTCGTCTCACCCCAGGGGTCCCCAGGACAAGCCAGCAGTGCACCACGCGGCGGGTCTCGCTGCTGCCCCCAGCGGCTGGAAGGAGGTGGGAGCGCGGCCAGAGGAGGTGTCTTCTTTAGCGCCTTCTGCGCATGCGCTGCCGACAGGTgggagccctggggaaggggactcATTGCGCATGCTCAGAGCGGAAGCAGTGCGGAGAGGGCGCGAAGTGGCAGAGCA AACACGGTGAGGGTGAAGGTGGATGAGGGGACCTCACACAGGATGCAGCCCAACGGGGCGCTGCAGGAGCCTAGTGACTCCTGGCCAGAGCAACCACAGCCGCAACCTGAGGGCGTGTCTCTGGAGggggcagcacagagcaacaGTCCAGGGGTTCAGGTCCAGCCACCTCGTGGCCCCAGAGAGGAGACCCTCCCCAGCCTTCAGTCAG gtgcaggggcccagagcagagctcaTCAGCAGCCTCCTGAAGAAGGGCCTGCAAACAAGGAGCTGCCGACAGGCGCCCTGAGCCCTGAGCAGGGCCAGCTGcacaaggggcagggcaggctggcaaggcagggggagagcatggag CTCTGGGAAGCCTTTGAGGATGTGGCTGTGTACTTCAcgcgggaggagtgggagctgctggaggatGCACAGAAGGGGCtgtaccgggaccagatgctgagcaACTGCCGAGCCCTCGTTTTCCTGG gatatcgaggtcccacacctgacttaatcagCCGCATCCAGCAAGGACAGGAGGAGCTCTGGATCTGTGATGAGGACTGTAGGGAAATCTTAAGGTTGGAGGACCTGtcgccag AACGCActtggctgctgagcagagctgtggAGCAGAGTCCTGAAGAAGGGCCTGCAAACCTGGAGCAACCCTGCAGTTTGGGCGAGATGGAGTTTCTGAGACATGTGGAGGACCAGTGGCTCAAGAGCCAGGAAGGGCCCCAAAAGCTAAGGGAGAATGTAGTAGTGAAGTGTGAGCCATCTCCCCTTGGCTATGAGAGCGGAGAAAGGACAGAAGCCAGAGAGCGCCCTGAGAGCAGGGAAGGATTTGTGGGGCAAAAGAGCCATGAAGAAATGGTCCACTGGAGAGGGACCCTGCATTTGAGCCAAGCCAGTGGGGagggcctcagagggaagcaggagctcccCGCCAACCCCAGAGACAAAGCCCACCCCTCCTCTGAGTGCTGGAAAAGCTttagctgcccctcactcctgactctgcACAAGAGAAGCCACAATGGGGAGAAGCCCCACCTGTGCGCCACGTGCGGGAAGAGCTTTACCTGCCTCTCGACCCTGGCTGCTCACTGCAAAATTCATTTTGGAGAACTCTCCCACCACTTCAACagatgtgggaagagctttgcatACCCCTCGGACCTAGGCAAGCACCATGTGCACAGGGGGAAGCATCAGTACTGTTGTGTCGCATGTGGTAACACCTTCCCCCATTTCCTATCCCTGGCTCAGCACCGGTACCTTCACGCCTGGGAGAAGACACAGTGCTCTGAATTTGGGAAGAAATTCAACCATTCCTCCATCCTGGCCAACAACCAGTGCACCcagacaggggagaagccacattgttgctgtgtgtgtgggaagtgCTTTGCCAGACCTACCCTCCTGGCCatacaccagcgcatccacacaggggagaagccacatcagtgctctgagtgtgggaagagattccgTGAATCCTCCAGCCTGACAAAACACCgtcgcatccacacaggggagaggccacatcagtgctctgtgtgtgggaagagattccATGAATCCTGCAACCTGACGAAACACCAGCtcgtccacacaggggagaagccatatcagtgctctgagtgtgggaaaagATTCACTCGCTACTCCACCCTGGCTGACCACCAGCATGTCCACGCAGAGGAAAAGCTTCATTgttgctctgagtgtgggaagagcttcgccaGATCCACCCACCTGGCCatacaccagcgcatccacacaggggaaaaaccacatcagtgctctgagtgtgggaagagattccgtgaatcatctagtctgaccaaacaccagcgcatccacacaggggagaagccacatcagtgctctcagtgtgggaagaggttcGCCCAGTACTCCACCCTGGCTAACCACCAGagcgtccacacaggggagaagccacatggtTGCTCTGAGTGTGGTAAGAGCTTTGCTAGATCCACCCACCTGGCCATGcatcagcgcatccacacaggggagaagccacatcagtgctctgaatgCGGGAAAAGATTCCGTGTATCCTCTAGCCTGACCaaacaccagcgcatccacacaggggagaagccacatcagtgctctgagtgtgggaagtgCTTCTCCCAATCCTCCAGCCTGGCTAATCACCATCGCATCCATACgggggagaaaccacatcagtgctcccAATGTGGGAAGAGATTCCGTGAATCATCCAACCTGACCAAACACCAGCgcattcacacaggggagaagccacatgagtgttctgagtgtgggaagagcttcatccagTCCTCCCACCTTGCCCAGCACCAGCgaatccacacaggggagaagccataccagtgctctgtgtgtgggaagagcttcactcagtcctcaAGCCTGGCCAATCACCAGCGTGTCCACACGGGGAAGAAGCCACATTAG